In the Oxyura jamaicensis isolate SHBP4307 breed ruddy duck chromosome 2 unlocalized genomic scaffold, BPBGC_Ojam_1.0 oxy2_random_OJ68981, whole genome shotgun sequence genome, ccccgtcccccccctgcccctctctgcccctcaCCTCCCCGCACTCCGGCGGGTCCCCGTTGCCGAAGGTGCTGGTCACCACCAGCACCAGGGTCTCGTGCTCCAGGGACACGATGTCGTACTCGTCCATGCACAGCACCTGTGGGGTGGTGCGCAGGATGGGCTCCGGTGGCCGGCCCCCCCTGTGggtccccccccagcccctgtgccCACCTTGGGGTCGAAGGCACGGCGGAAGAGCTGGCAGAGGCTCCAGGCGTAGGTGCGCGACTTGCCGGTCTCGGTGGCGTACAGGATGGTGGCCTTCACGCGCCGCGCCATCACGTGCCCCATCAGCTTGGCCGAGATCTTCACCGCGCTGCCGGGGGCGAGCGGGTCAGCGCCGTccctgccccggccccagcGCCCTCCTGGGGCTGCCACCTACTTGGCCACCTCCTTGAAGGTCTTCCTCCTGGTGACGGTGGTGCCTTTGGAGACGTAGACCTTCCAGGCGTCGGGCTGCGGGCGGGCAGAGGGGTCAGgagtggggtggggaagggaggggatgggggtggggaaggggaaggggccACGCACACCTGGTAGCGGAAGGTGGGGCAGAGCTGGTAGTTGACCATCTCCTGGTGGAAGACGGGGGTGAGGCTGCCCGAGATGGGGGGCACGATCCAGACCCAGTCGGCCGGGCACCCGCCCCGCGTCCGCAGCTCGTTCTCCATGTGCTTCACGAAGGACTCGGTGGCCGCGTGGTGGTCCACGATCGTCACTTTGGCAACCTGCGGGGACAGGGGGGCGGGCAGCAGCCAATCCCCCCGGCACACGCCATGCCCCGGGGGTGTCCCCCCGGCTGTGCCCCCAGGACCAGCCCCCCGAGGCCGCGGTGCCCCCGGCCGCTCCAGCCCACCTGGTAGCTGTGCAGCACGGCGATGTTCACCTCCACGGCGGCTTTGTCCTTCCAGAGGGACGAGGTCTTGCGCGTGTCCAGCCCCATGCGCAGGGCCACCTCCTGTCGGGGGGCGCAGGCTCAGCggggcccccccagcccccagctccgTTCCCCCCATGGCGCTGCGGCGCTCACCTGCAGCAGGTTGTAGCGGTGGCTGTCGCACAGGTTCCTGGTGCCGATCTCGCTGCTCATGTACCAGCCGTTGAAGGGGGCCGCCGGGAACTCCAGCCCCCCGATCTCCAGCAGCATGTTGGAGACGGCGGGCAGCGCGTACCagcgcagccccagctccccaaacCACTCCAGCctgtgtggggagggggatgCAGCCCAGCGCCCTGCACCGGCCCCAGGTCCCCATCGCAGaccccccacctccacccctgCCTCCTGTCCCCACTCCCGTCCCCTGTTCCAGGGCTGCACTGGGATGAGCACGTGGAGCCcccaccctgtccccatccccgtggcCGTGCCCCTGCGCTGGGGCAACCCCCGATACACAGGCAGGGACATGGGGGGCCCGGACCCACTCACGTGGGATGCGTGAGGGGCACCTCGAGGACCAGCTCCGGCGGCAGGGGGAAGAGCTCAGGGGCCTCGTcggggccctgcagcagcaggggcaggacgTCGAAGCGGCCGTTTCCCGGGCTCCAGCCGTAGTGCACgcagagctgggggtgcaggaggCATCAGcaggggggggagggaaggtgcCCTCACCCGGTGGTGGGGCAGCATTTCAGCCGTGGGGCCCCCACCTCGGTGATGTCCACATTGGCCGGGTCACCCAGCACAGAGCCGTCGGGCTGGCGGTACCCAGCGTAGCGGATCAGCTGCGAGTTCCAGATGCGGAAGTCACCCCGGCCCGGCACCCGCTGAGGGAAGATGGTGATGGCTGACCTGCAGAGTGGGGCCGGGG is a window encoding:
- the LOC118156999 gene encoding nitric oxide synthase, endothelial-like; the encoded protein is PPPAPLCRSAITIFPQRVPGRGDFRIWNSQLIRYAGYRQPDGSVLGDPANVDITELCVHYGWSPGNGRFDVLPLLLQGPDEAPELFPLPPELVLEVPLTHPTLEWFGELGLRWYALPAVSNMLLEIGGLEFPAAPFNGWYMSSEIGTRNLCDSHRYNLLQEVALRMGLDTRKTSSLWKDKAAVEVNIAVLHSYQVAKVTIVDHHAATESFVKHMENELRTRGGCPADWVWIVPPISGSLTPVFHQEMVNYQLCPTFRYQPDAWKVYVSKGTTVTRRKTFKEVANAVKISAKLMGHVMARRVKATILYATETGKSRTYAWSLCQLFRRAFDPKVLCMDEYDIVSLEHETLVLVVTSTFGNGDPPECGESFSKALMEMSSPYTSASQAEPPKSYKLRFNSVSQSDQLVASWKRKRRQLSNTDSAGTLGALRYGNGTG